The following DNA comes from Desulfovibrio inopinatus DSM 10711.
CCACTTCAAGCCAAATACATCTTCAACTAGCGCAATATTCTTTTACTTAAACACCATATGCATCACCCTCTTCATGAGCCTCTTCTGTATGACCCATTAAGAAGGTTCAAGGAAGGGAGTGATGAGGGGAGGGAAAGAGGGCCCGTGGAGAGGGAAGGCACAAAGGAGAAAAGCCCATTCCTCTCCTCCCTCTCCACTTGCCGCCGAAGGCAAACAATGGTGTTTATTATTCACCTAAAAAGACAACGCCGTAGTTCTTCTTCCCTTTGCGCACGAGCAGAATGCGTTCTCCGATGAAGTCGGTGATTGCAGGAGTATACGTCTCATCTTGAAGACGTTCATTATTGATATAAATGCCCCCTGCCTTAATATCTTTCCGGGCCTGAGACTTAGACGAGCAGAGTTCGAGATCAACCAACAGCCCTGGCAAATCAGGCAGCGCACCAAGCGTCGCGTAGCCTTTTCCCGGAGCCGATTCCAGCGCTTGCCCCAAGGTTTTGGCATTAACGGCTTTGATGTCCCCTTTCCCGAAGAGGGCTTCGGTCACGGCCTGCACGTTTTCGAGCTCAGCCTTTCCGTGAATCATGGTTGTTGTCTCTGCGGCAAGACGTCGCTGGGCAGCTCGTTCGTGAGGACGCTCGGCAAGCTCGGTCTCCAGGGCGGCAATTTCACTCTGGTCAAGGAGCGTAAAATATCGCAAATAATTGATGACATCACGGTCGTCGGCATTCATCCAATACTGATAAAACGCATACGGCGAGGTCATTTCCGGATCAAGATAGATAGCGCCTTTCTCCGACTTTCCAAATTTAGCCCCTGTAGCCGTCGTGATGAGCGGAAAAGTGAGCGCAAAACACTCTTTTCCAGACTTTTTGCGAATCAGCTCCAGACCGGCGGTGATGTTGCCGAATTGGTCGGAACCGCCAATCTGCAAGGTAAGGTCATGATGCTCGGATAAATAATAATAGTCATACGACTGGAGAATCATGTAGCTGAACTCGGTGAAGGATATGCCTGTATCTTCGCGACCAATCCGGTTCTTTACGGAATCTTTGGCCATCATATAGTTGACCGTAAAATATTTTCCCACGTCGCGCAGAAACTCAATTGTAGACAGAGAATTGGTCCAATCATAGTTGTTGACGACACGAAGATTTTCGACACAATCAAGATTGGTGAAAAGCGACTCCACTTGCTTTCTGATATTATCTGCAGACGCAAACAGCGTTTCCTTGTCGATCATTTGTCGTTCTTTATCTTTACCCGACGGGTCACCGATAAGACCGGTCGCACCACCCATCAAGGCATAGGCAACATGGCCAGCTCGAGCAAAACGCGCAAGGGCCAACAAGGGAACAAGATTGCCAATATGCAGACTTCTGGCCGTAGGGTCGAACCCGCAATACATTTTGCGGCCCGGTGTCTTGAGGTGAAACCGAAGGTTTTCATCATCCGAGGTCTGGTTGATGAGACCGCGCCAGAAGAATTCATCAAATACGTTCATGTGCTATCCTTTATCCGGAACAGACGTCCCATGGTGATCGTTATGCGGGGAGAGGCTGTGGTATGGTTTTTTTGCGGCACACGTCAATAGTCGACAGCGGGTTGTCTCGCCCTCGTATTAACACGTACCTGTCAACAATACAGCGGTCTTACAGAATTGATGAATCTTTGGGCAACCGGCGAGAGTCGCATAGAGAGACGAGCCTTATGAGTTCTCCACCAGAAGAGCCAAGACATCACGCAACAAAAGCTTCGATGGATCTTGCAAAACCACTGGCATCATCCACATCAAGGCTGCATCCCTCAAGTCGGGCCGGATTGCGGGCCACAACAAACCGATGTGGCCGACCCGTAAGAAATCGCTGAACAATAGGATCGACGGACATACCGAGAATAGAATCCTTTGGGCCACACATGCCCAAGTCCGTCATATAGGCCGTTCCCTGAGGAAGAATCTGGGCGTCGTTTGTCTGAACATGGGTGTGGGTGCCGAGAACGGCCGTCACGCGACCATCAAGTACAAATCCCATTGCCCGTTTTTCCGATGTGGCTTCGGCATGAAAGTCGACCAATCGAACAAGAACATCTCCGGGCACCGTGGCAAGCAAGCTCATCGCGGATTGAAATGGACAATCGACAGCGTCCATATAGGTACGCCCGAGAAGGTTGATAATCGCATAAGGCATGCCGGACTCGGTTTGATAAATGCCGAGACCGGCTCCTGGAGCGCCTTCGGGATAGTTTGCGGGACGGAGGACGCGATCGTTCTCCTGAAAGAAAGAGATGAGATCTTTGTGTTTCCAGATGTGATTTCCACTCGTTAGGACATCGAGCCCTGCAGCTGCAAGAAGTTGGCGTGCCGATTTCGAGGTAAGCCCAAGCCCACCCGACGCATTTTCAGCATTGGCCAAAACGAGATCAAAGGCGTGCTCACGGCGCAACCGTGAAGTCCGTTCAATAATAGCGGTACGTCCAGGACGTCCAACGATGTCACCAAAGAAACAAATCCGCAACGGTGGCTCTCCCTGAGCTCAGGTCGGAACACTCGTGTAAAAACGTGTTCAACACAGGCAAATGCGATGCATCGTATTTGCCTGTGATAAATCCTACTATTTCGCATACCCTACGGCGCGTCGCTCACGGATGACCGTGACGCGAATTTGCCCCGGATAGGTCAGATTCTCTTCGATCTTGTGAGCAATGTCTTTACACAAAACAAACGTCTTATCATCATCGATATTGTCGGAATCGACCATGACGCGGATCTCACGACCGGCCTGAATGGCATAGGCTTTAGAGACGCCTTCGAACTCGGTAGCCAGACATTCCAACTCTTCAAGCCGTTTCACGTAGCTTTCGAGCAGTTCTTTCCGGGCGCCGGGGCGAGCACCGGACAAGCTGTCCGCAGCTTGAACAAGCGTAGCGAGAATGGTCTTCGGCGGAACATCTTCGTGGTGCGCCTGAATGGCGTGCATGATTTCTTTGGATTCACCGTATTTCTTGGCGAGATCGTAACCAATGACGGCATGCGGACCTTCGATTTCATGGTCCACGGCTTTCCCAATGTCGTGCAGTAAACCGGCGCGTTTGGCTTTCTTAACATCATGCCCAAGTTCGGCAGCCATAATCCCGCACAAAGATGCCACTTCGAGCGAATGTCGAAGTACATTCTGCGAGTAACTTGTCCGGTATTGCAAATGACCAAGCAAACGAACGAGTTCTGGATGAATACCATGAACGCCGACATCGAATGTCGCTTGTTCGCCGAGTTCACGTAATTTGATTTCAAACTCCTGCTCGACTTTTTTGACAATATCTTCAATCCGAGCGGGGTGAATGCGTCCATCGGTAATAAGTCGTTCCAAAGCAAGCTTGGCAACTTGTCGACGAATCGGAGAAAAAGCAGAGAGAATAACCGTCTCGGGAGTGTCATCAATAATAAGGTCAACACCGGTAGCCGCTTCCAAGGCACGAATATTACGTCCCTCACGGCCAATAATTCGCCCCTTCATCTCTTCACTAGGCAAGGTCACGGCTGTCACGCTTTCTTCAGCGACAAAATCACCGGCATAGCGTTGTACGGCCAACGAAAGGATTTCTTTCGCTTTTTTGTCAGCAGTTTCCTTCGCTTCCATCTCAATTTGACGAATCATCTTAGCTGTTTCATGACGCGTCCGACTCTCAATCTCCTGAATAAGCCGTTCTTTCGCTTCTTCGACAGTCAGCCCGGAGATTTCCTGCAATTTGATTTGATGTTCGTCGGAAATTCGCTCCAGTTGTTCTTCTTTGGTTGCTAAAGCGCGTTCCTGTGCAGTTAACCGCTTTTCCGTTGCCAGGATATCGGATTCTTTCTGCGTCAGCTTTTCCTGTTTCGCTTCAAGCCGCTCCTGCTTCTCGACGATCCGGGACTCTTTATGCTTCAACGTGACTTCGCGTTCTTTGAAATCATGCTCCATTTCGCGCTTTTGATTATAAAGATCGTCTTGCGCCTGCAAAACAACTTCTTTCTTATGCGCTTGCGCTTCTTTGCGAGCCTCATCGAGAATACGCTGAGCCAGAGATTTGGACTCGTTGAGGGTTTTATCGGATATCCATTTATTGAAGAAGTACCCGCCGACAGAACCGCCGACGAGACCGAGAAGAATTGTAAAAACGTAACCGAAATCCATGGTCTCTCCTTATGGGGTCATATAGGTCGTCCTGAGAGGGCGGGACGACGACGCCCATGCGCTGCGGGCGTATATTCAAGGGAGAAACCGATCGTGTTGCCTTGTGGCTGATGAGAAAAGAGCTTGTTCACATTCGGCGGAATGCCGAACGGAGAAAGATCTGTTTAGAGTTTTGGCGTGGATATAATATGCGTCCCCGGAGGTGCCGTGTCGACTAATCCTTTTGAACCTTGCTTGACAAGGTGGGCGCCGCTGTCAGACCTTCAGGCTCCCCGATTGCTCGGGTATGCTCACCAGCCCTCATGAGTGGCTCCCTATTTTTGAGTATCGGCTCAAAAATAGACCAGCAATCACAAACACTCCAGGGAATCGCAAATTTTGGAGTTCACAGATGAACACCCCTATTCATCCGTCGAATTTATTTTCATCAGGAGACGGTCGAGTTTCTCTCGCAACTCGTCGAGTTCCTGCTTTGATTCGAGCAAATCGTCCGCCAAACCCAAGGCAACAAACGACAGCAGTTTCTCCTTACTGAGATTTCTTCCGCTCGGTACAAGCCCGTTATAGCGCTCTTCAACCAATTCTAGCGCATTCTCAACGCGGTCCGCTTCCGCGTCCGTCTTAAAGGACAATTCCAGTCCCACGAGGGACAGGTTATAGCTAGGCATTGGGATATTTTAGTTAAACTCTTCTTGAATTTTTTTCAAGAGTTGGTCTATGCGGGACGTGACCTCATCTTTACTGCCGCGTTCATTGGCAAGCTGTTCGCGCAAAGCCGCGTTCTCCTGTTCCAGGTGACGTAGCCGGCCAAGTATGCCGTCAATCCGTTCTTCCAGCTTGTCGATGATTTCCATATAACGCTTCTAGCCGGTTCCACCGGCGAAATCAAGACGGGCCCGACTCGTCATTGCATTTTCTGCGCTTCAAATTCACTTGACGACTGCGACCCACCGCTAAAGCATGTGCATCAACATCCTTAGTAATCACGCTTCCCGCACCGACAAGAGTCTGATCACCAATTTTTACAGGAGCAACAAATGCTGTATTACTGCCAATAAAAGCTTCTTTACCAATTATTGTTTTATGCTTGTTCTTCCCGTCGTAATTGCATGTAATCGTTCCTGCACCGATATTGGTGTTTTCACCAATATCAGCATCTCCCAAATATGTAAGATGTCCCGCTTTAACGCCTTTTGCAAGAACCGATTTCTTCACTTCAACAAAATTACCGACGCGGACATTCTCTTTGAGCACTGCACCAGGTCGCAAACGTGCAAATGGACCGGCAACAGCAGATTCTCCAAGAACAGCTTTCTCCAAATGAGAAAAAGAACGAACATGACTGCGCTTATCCAAAAGACTGTCAAGAATAACAACATTCGACTCAACAATGGCACCTTGTCGAATTTCTGTCGTTCCATAAATTTCACAAGGACCTGTGATGTCTACACCTGGTGCAACAATAACATCGGGACCGATACGTACCTGGCCAGGGTTACGGAGAATAACCCCTTTATCGACCAACGTTTCATTGATGAATTGCTGAAGCACCAACTCCGCTTCAAGCAACTCGCGGGGGCTGTTCACTCCGAGCAAGAACTCATCGCTCCCACAAGCGATACCGTCCACACGTAAACCGTGTTTGACGCCAAGACCGATCAAGTCCGTGATATAGTATTCACCACTTTTGTTTTCATTCGACAATTCTTTCAACAAAGGCGCAACAGCATCAAGGCGCAGCAGATAGATGCCGGAATTAATCTCTCCTGTCTCGGGCCCGTGAACGTGAACATCGTAGTCTTTCAGCTCGATAATTGCCTGAACACTATCGTTCTTCCCACGAATAACACGACCATACGCTCCCGGATCGTCTAAGGTTAGACTGAGAAATGCAATATCGGCCTGACTTGCCATTGTGTCATCAAGAAAATCTTCCAGGGTCTCAGTGAGAGCAAGCGGAGTATCCCCATTCATGACAAGGCAGTATTCAGCTCCAGTAGCCTTAAGTGCGTCGAACGAGCAGGAAAACGCATGCCCTGTACCAAGCTGCTTTTCCTGCATGACAAAACGATCGATTTTCTCAGGAAACGCTTTCTCCATACGTTCACGACCAAATCCGACAACCGTAAGGATGTCTTCTCCAAAAATAGGCTCCAAAGCCCGGTAGACATAATACAGCATGGGATGCCCCAACAAAGGGCGCAAGACTTTCGGGTCTTCCGAGTACATCCGGGTTCCCTTTCCAGCTGCTAGAATAAGACACGCTATGTTCTCAAACATGGGAGATCCTCTGTTTGTATCATGATGATTGCGGAAACGTACTTTCGTCCCGCCCTGTGTAAGAGGATTATGCTCACGATGCAAGATGAGAATGCGGTAAGGCCACTTCTACGAAACCATTGGAAATTTCAGCGTACGATTTTGAATTCTTCTAACGCGCCCCTAAAGGTGTGCCTAATCGTTGATACAATACGATGCCGACACGTTCTATAAGCTCTCGCAATGCAGCATGGGAAAGGGAATCAAACACTGCGATATCAATAATATAAGGCAAATCAAGTTCATCAAGATCAATAGCGATAAGATTTTTTTCCATCGTTGTAATATTCTTGCCGTAAAGGCAGATATCAATGTCCGACCCTGGTTTAAAACATCCCTTCGCTCGTGATCCATAGAGGACAACTCTCTCGATATGGGGATATTTTTTAAATACAGCAACCATATCATGAAGAATGGATTCACGCAGTCCATAACGCATCAATCGGTCTCGAATCCTTCATCAATTGCACGAAATGTTTTTTCCATCTTCAAAAAAGCAGGATAATGCAGATACAAAATTCTTTCGACAATTTCTTCAGCTAACTCTACGTTATACGTATGAGAGGAATGATTTCTGTCTTGAATCATCAGCATCCATGTTTCTCCGTCTTCAATAAGACCATTTCTAAATGCTTCGCGCACGGCACCACGAGAACCAACCACCCCTTTAATACCTTGATACTCAAGGTAATCCTTCAAAACATTCCAAGCAAGTTCATGTGTAAATTCAAAAGATTGAATGACCCCCTGCTCTTCCAGATCGGACAGTGTACGCTGCTCGGCCAAATCAACCGCCTCCGTAAGCGTTTGAAGTGCCCTTAAATAATTAGAAAATCGTTGCCGCCAACGAACATCGTCCAACATCACGCAACCTCCTTGAAAAAATAGCCCCAAAATACTTACTTCGGAATCACTGTTGTGCAGAGCAGACTAGACCGTTACTCCCTTCAGCTACTTTGAGGTGGTATAATACACGCTTTCTTCGATCAATATCATTTCTACAGCGCACCAAATACAATTTTCTTCAAAGAAAAACGGGTGACCCTCTGAAAGAGAGCCACCCGTGTTTGAAGTCGGTATATTTCGAGAAAGCTACAAGGAGCAGGTACCAGCGCTGCTCGCCGTAGAGCGACAGGTCATGCGCTGCATGGCCCGTTGCAAAGCGGCTTGAGCGCGAGCTTGCGCAATGTTGTCTTCGGCCTTCTGCATACGTTCACGAGCGCGCTGTTCAGCGCGACGAGCACGTTCAAGGTCGATATCTTCGGCTTTCTCGGCGATCTCAGCCAAGATCGTGACTTTATTACTCGACACTTCGGCGAATCCGCCAGCAACGAAGACATAGTAGTACTTTCCATCAAGCTTGTAATACAAGCTCCCCACGCCAAGCGCGGACAGGAAAGGTATGTGATTCGGCATGATACCGAATTCACCTTCGATGCCGGGCGCGCCAACGTATTCCACTTCCTGAGACAGGACGAGGCGGTCGGGCGTCACGACTTCCAATCGAAGATCTTTAGCCATAAGGACTAACCTCTCTTGGCGTTTTCAAGAGCCTCTTCAATGTCGCCGACCATATAGAAAGCACCTTCAGCGATATCGTCGTGCTGTCCGTCGATAATGGCCTTGAAGCCTTTGATCGTGTCTTCCAGCTTGACGTAGCGGCCTTCTTTACCGGTGAACTGCGCGGCAACGAAGAACGGCTGCGACAAGAAACGCTGGATTTTACGAGCACGAGCAACGGTCAATTTGTCTTCATCAGACAGTTCGTCCATACCCAGAATGGCGATGATGTCCTGAAGGTCTTTGTACTTCTGGAGGATCATCTGGACTTCACGGGCAACACCGTAGTGTTCGTCACCCAGAACGTTGGGGTCGAGGATGCGCGACGTGGAGTCGAGCGGGTCAACCGCGGGGTAGATGCCGAGCTCGGCGATCTGACGCGAAAGAACGAGCGTGCCGTCCAAGTGCGAGAACGTCGTAGCAGGTGCGGGGTCAGTCAAGTCGTCAGCAGGGACGTAAACGGCCTGAACCGACGTAATCGAACCCTTGGTGGTGGAGGTAATGCGTTCTTGCAGAGCACCGAGGTCAGTACCCAGAGTAGGCTGGTAACCAACCGCCGAAGGCATACGACCGAGAAGAGCGGACACTTCGGAACCGGCCTGCGTGAAGCGGAAGATGTTGTCAACGAAGAGAAGCACGTCCTGGCCTTCTTCATCACGGAAGTATTCAGCCATGGTCAGAGCGGTCAGAGCAACACGGGCACGGGCTCCCGGAGGCTCGTTCATCTGACCGTACACAAGAGCGGCTTTCTCGAGAACGCCAGCGTCTTTCATTTCATGGTACAAGTCGTTGCCTTCACGGGTACGTTCACCGACGCCCGCGAAGACCGAAATACCGCCGTGCTGTTTGGCGATATTGTTGATCATTTCCATGAGAATAACGGTCTTACCAACACCGGCGCCGCCGAACAGGCCCATTTTCCCACCCTTGGGGAAGGGGATGAGCAAGTCAACAACCTTGATGCCGGTTTCGAGCAGTTCGACCTTGGTCGACTGTTCTACGAAGGACGGAGCTTCGCGGTGGATGGGGAGGTATTTGTCCGTATCGATGGGGCCGAGTTCGTCCACGGGACGACCAACGACGTTGACGATGCGGCCAAGAGAGCCTTTCCCAACCGGAGCAGTAATAGCCGTACCGGTATCGGTGCCTTCCATACCGCGGACGAGACCATCGGTCGCGTCCATAGCGATACAGCGGACAACGTTGTTACCAAGATGCTGGGCGACTTCGACGACGAGGTCGGGGGCGTCCTGGTTATTTTCGTTTTTGATCTCGATAGCGTTCAAGATCGCGGGCAGTTGCCCTTCGGGGAATTCCATGTCAACGACAGCGCCGATGACCTGAACGATTTTACCGACAGAATTGCTCATTGTATTAAGCTCCCTTGATTAACCTTTGAGTGCCTCGCTACCGCCGACAATGTCCATCAGCTCAGTGGTGATGGCGGCCTGACGAGCCTTGTTGTAAACAAGCGTCAGGGAACCGACCATCTCGTCGCAGTTCTTGGTCGCATTGTCCATGGAGCGCATGCGGGCAGCATGTTCGCTGGCAGACGTATCGAGCAAACCGCGGTAGATCTGAACATTAACGAAACGGGGCAAGAGTTCGGCCAGCAGGCCTTCAACCGAAGGCTCGTAGATGTACTCCATCTTCGTGGTCGAGGCGGCTTCAGTTTCTTCGCCTTCGGCAGCTTCAGAAGCGGCCGACATGGGCAGGAGGGTCAAATTGACCGATTCCTGCCTGGCGAGGCTCACAAATTCGCCGTAAACCAGATCGATTTGATCGTACATTCCCGAGATGTAGCCGTCGATGACTTCAGCTCCGAGCTTGGCGCCCAGGGTGAAATCAAAGGAGTTCATTTCGTCAACATATGCATTGACGATTTCGCGCTCGGCACGGCGAATGACATCGCGTCCTCTTTTACCGACGGTGATGAATTTGACGGCTTTGCCTTCAGCCTCGTATTTCAGAGCCATTTTTTGAGCCCTGTTCACGAGCGAAGCGTTGAAACTGCCACACAGTCCACGGTCGGAAGTCACCAAAACGATCAGAACCGTTTTGATTTCTTCGCGTTTCTCAAGAAGCGGGTGAACCGAAGAATCGGCGCCCTGCGACAAATCTGCGAGCATGTCGTAAAATTTGTCGGCATAGGGCCGAAAGCGTTCGATCCGGGCCTGCGCATTACGAAGCTTTGCCGAAGCGACCATGTTCATGGCCTTGGTGATCTGCTTCGTCTTCTTGACCGCGGAGATCTTGACTTGTACGTCCTTTAACGAAGGCATCGGTTATCCTCCTAGCCTTACGCCTGAAAGCCTTTTTTGAATTCCTCAATGGCGGCCGTCAACTTGGATGTGAGATCGTCGTCCAGCGCTTTCTTTTCCTTGATGCCGTTCAGAATTTCAGGCTTGGAATTCCGCAGGAAGTCGAGCATTTCGCTTTCGAACTTACGGATAGCGTCAACAGGAACGTCGTCCATGAAGCCGCGAGTACCGGCAAACAGAGAAGCAACTTGCTCTTCCATGGAGAACGGCTGGTACTGGGGCTGCTTGAGCAGTTCAACCATGCGCATACCACGATTGAGTTTGGCCTGGGTGGCTTTGTCGAGGTCGGAGCCGAACTGAGCAAAAGCGGCCAATTCGCGGTACTGAGCGAGGTCAAGACGCATGGTACCGGCAACCTGCTTCATAGCTTTGGTCTGGGCAGCACCACCGACGCGGGAGACCGACAGACCGACGTTAATGGCGGGACGGATACCAGCGTTGAACAGGTTAGGTTCGAGGTAAACCTGGCCGTCTGTAATGGAGATAACGTTCGTCGGAATGTAGGCGGAAACGTCACCGGCCTGGGTTTCAATGATGGGCAGAGCCGTCAAGGAACCAGCACCGAGGCTATCGTTCACTTTCGCAGAGCGTTCGAGCAAGCGCGAGTGGAGGTAGAAAACGTCGCCGGGGAAAGCTTCACGTCCTGGGGGGCGGCGAAGAAGCAGAGACATCTGGCGATAGGAGACAGCCTGCTTGGAAAGGTCATCGTAAATGATCAGAGCGTGTTTGCCCGAATCGCGGTAGTATTCCGCCATGGTGCAACCAACGTAGGCAGCGATGAACTGGAGCGAAGCCGGTTCAGAAGCGGTGGCCGAAATAATGGTGGTGTACTTCATGGCGCCGTGCTTTTCGAGCGTGTCGGCAACCAGGGCAACCGTGGATTTCTTCTGACCGATGGCGACGTAGAAGCAGTAGACGTCCGTGTCGCGCTGAGCAAGAATGGCGTCAAGGCAAACAGCTGTTTTCCCAACCTGACGGTCACCGAT
Coding sequences within:
- a CDS encoding nucleotidyltransferase substrate binding protein — translated: MLDDVRWRQRFSNYLRALQTLTEAVDLAEQRTLSDLEEQGVIQSFEFTHELAWNVLKDYLEYQGIKGVVGSRGAVREAFRNGLIEDGETWMLMIQDRNHSSHTYNVELAEEIVERILYLHYPAFLKMEKTFRAIDEGFETD
- the rny gene encoding ribonuclease Y, with the protein product MDFGYVFTILLGLVGGSVGGYFFNKWISDKTLNESKSLAQRILDEARKEAQAHKKEVVLQAQDDLYNQKREMEHDFKEREVTLKHKESRIVEKQERLEAKQEKLTQKESDILATEKRLTAQERALATKEEQLERISDEHQIKLQEISGLTVEEAKERLIQEIESRTRHETAKMIRQIEMEAKETADKKAKEILSLAVQRYAGDFVAEESVTAVTLPSEEMKGRIIGREGRNIRALEAATGVDLIIDDTPETVILSAFSPIRRQVAKLALERLITDGRIHPARIEDIVKKVEQEFEIKLRELGEQATFDVGVHGIHPELVRLLGHLQYRTSYSQNVLRHSLEVASLCGIMAAELGHDVKKAKRAGLLHDIGKAVDHEIEGPHAVIGYDLAKKYGESKEIMHAIQAHHEDVPPKTILATLVQAADSLSGARPGARKELLESYVKRLEELECLATEFEGVSKAYAIQAGREIRVMVDSDNIDDDKTFVLCKDIAHKIEENLTYPGQIRVTVIRERRAVGYAK
- the atpA gene encoding F0F1 ATP synthase subunit alpha translates to MQIKAEEISQIIESQIQNYESRVEMSETGTVLSVGDQIARVHGVENAMAMELLEFPGGVKGLVLNLEEDNVGVALLGEDTHIKEGDTVKRTGQIFSVPAGEAVAGRVLNALGEPIDGKGPVDTDISRVVEIKAPGIIARKSVHEPMMTGLKAVDAMTPIGRGQRELIIGDRQVGKTAVCLDAILAQRDTDVYCFYVAIGQKKSTVALVADTLEKHGAMKYTTIISATASEPASLQFIAAYVGCTMAEYYRDSGKHALIIYDDLSKQAVSYRQMSLLLRRPPGREAFPGDVFYLHSRLLERSAKVNDSLGAGSLTALPIIETQAGDVSAYIPTNVISITDGQVYLEPNLFNAGIRPAINVGLSVSRVGGAAQTKAMKQVAGTMRLDLAQYRELAAFAQFGSDLDKATQAKLNRGMRMVELLKQPQYQPFSMEEQVASLFAGTRGFMDDVPVDAIRKFESEMLDFLRNSKPEILNGIKEKKALDDDLTSKLTAAIEEFKKGFQA
- the tyrS gene encoding tyrosine--tRNA ligase; translation: MNVFDEFFWRGLINQTSDDENLRFHLKTPGRKMYCGFDPTARSLHIGNLVPLLALARFARAGHVAYALMGGATGLIGDPSGKDKERQMIDKETLFASADNIRKQVESLFTNLDCVENLRVVNNYDWTNSLSTIEFLRDVGKYFTVNYMMAKDSVKNRIGREDTGISFTEFSYMILQSYDYYYLSEHHDLTLQIGGSDQFGNITAGLELIRKKSGKECFALTFPLITTATGAKFGKSEKGAIYLDPEMTSPYAFYQYWMNADDRDVINYLRYFTLLDQSEIAALETELAERPHERAAQRRLAAETTTMIHGKAELENVQAVTEALFGKGDIKAVNAKTLGQALESAPGKGYATLGALPDLPGLLVDLELCSSKSQARKDIKAGGIYINNERLQDETYTPAITDFIGERILLVRKGKKNYGVVFLGE
- a CDS encoding TIGR00282 family metallophosphoesterase: MRICFFGDIVGRPGRTAIIERTSRLRREHAFDLVLANAENASGGLGLTSKSARQLLAAAGLDVLTSGNHIWKHKDLISFFQENDRVLRPANYPEGAPGAGLGIYQTESGMPYAIINLLGRTYMDAVDCPFQSAMSLLATVPGDVLVRLVDFHAEATSEKRAMGFVLDGRVTAVLGTHTHVQTNDAQILPQGTAYMTDLGMCGPKDSILGMSVDPIVQRFLTGRPHRFVVARNPARLEGCSLDVDDASGFARSIEAFVA
- a CDS encoding F0F1 ATP synthase subunit gamma — encoded protein: MPSLKDVQVKISAVKKTKQITKAMNMVASAKLRNAQARIERFRPYADKFYDMLADLSQGADSSVHPLLEKREEIKTVLIVLVTSDRGLCGSFNASLVNRAQKMALKYEAEGKAVKFITVGKRGRDVIRRAEREIVNAYVDEMNSFDFTLGAKLGAEVIDGYISGMYDQIDLVYGEFVSLARQESVNLTLLPMSAASEAAEGEETEAASTTKMEYIYEPSVEGLLAELLPRFVNVQIYRGLLDTSASEHAARMRSMDNATKNCDEMVGSLTLVYNKARQAAITTELMDIVGGSEALKG
- the atpD gene encoding F0F1 ATP synthase subunit beta, which codes for MSNSVGKIVQVIGAVVDMEFPEGQLPAILNAIEIKNENNQDAPDLVVEVAQHLGNNVVRCIAMDATDGLVRGMEGTDTGTAITAPVGKGSLGRIVNVVGRPVDELGPIDTDKYLPIHREAPSFVEQSTKVELLETGIKVVDLLIPFPKGGKMGLFGGAGVGKTVILMEMINNIAKQHGGISVFAGVGERTREGNDLYHEMKDAGVLEKAALVYGQMNEPPGARARVALTALTMAEYFRDEEGQDVLLFVDNIFRFTQAGSEVSALLGRMPSAVGYQPTLGTDLGALQERITSTTKGSITSVQAVYVPADDLTDPAPATTFSHLDGTLVLSRQIAELGIYPAVDPLDSTSRILDPNVLGDEHYGVAREVQMILQKYKDLQDIIAILGMDELSDEDKLTVARARKIQRFLSQPFFVAAQFTGKEGRYVKLEDTIKGFKAIIDGQHDDIAEGAFYMVGDIEEALENAKRG
- a CDS encoding F0F1 ATP synthase subunit epsilon, which translates into the protein MAKDLRLEVVTPDRLVLSQEVEYVGAPGIEGEFGIMPNHIPFLSALGVGSLYYKLDGKYYYVFVAGGFAEVSSNKVTILAEIAEKAEDIDLERARRAEQRARERMQKAEDNIAQARAQAALQRAMQRMTCRSTASSAGTCSL
- a CDS encoding nucleotidyltransferase family protein; this translates as MRYGLRESILHDMVAVFKKYPHIERVVLYGSRAKGCFKPGSDIDICLYGKNITTMEKNLIAIDLDELDLPYIIDIAVFDSLSHAALRELIERVGIVLYQRLGTPLGAR
- a CDS encoding cell division protein ZapA, with translation MPSYNLSLVGLELSFKTDAEADRVENALELVEERYNGLVPSGRNLSKEKLLSFVALGLADDLLESKQELDELREKLDRLLMKINSTDE
- the glmU gene encoding bifunctional UDP-N-acetylglucosamine diphosphorylase/glucosamine-1-phosphate N-acetyltransferase GlmU → MFENIACLILAAGKGTRMYSEDPKVLRPLLGHPMLYYVYRALEPIFGEDILTVVGFGRERMEKAFPEKIDRFVMQEKQLGTGHAFSCSFDALKATGAEYCLVMNGDTPLALTETLEDFLDDTMASQADIAFLSLTLDDPGAYGRVIRGKNDSVQAIIELKDYDVHVHGPETGEINSGIYLLRLDAVAPLLKELSNENKSGEYYITDLIGLGVKHGLRVDGIACGSDEFLLGVNSPRELLEAELVLQQFINETLVDKGVILRNPGQVRIGPDVIVAPGVDITGPCEIYGTTEIRQGAIVESNVVILDSLLDKRSHVRSFSHLEKAVLGESAVAGPFARLRPGAVLKENVRVGNFVEVKKSVLAKGVKAGHLTYLGDADIGENTNIGAGTITCNYDGKNKHKTIIGKEAFIGSNTAFVAPVKIGDQTLVGAGSVITKDVDAHALAVGRSRQVNLKRRKCNDESGPS